The following proteins are encoded in a genomic region of Roseofilum reptotaenium CS-1145:
- a CDS encoding DUF2281 domain-containing protein, protein MIDPKIIHTLVQMPKPLQTEVGHYAQYLLEKYLKSKSDLEYLEAEDEDMTADRIRDKLEAMGITDEDVTNAIAWSRKDL, encoded by the coding sequence ATGATCGATCCTAAAATTATCCATACTCTTGTTCAGATGCCCAAGCCTCTGCAAACAGAAGTTGGTCATTATGCTCAGTATCTTCTGGAGAAATACTTAAAAAGTAAATCGGATCTGGAATATTTAGAAGCTGAGGATGAAGACATGACCGCAGATAGGATTCGAGACAAGTTAGAAGCAATGGGTATCACGGATGAAGATGTGACCAATGCAATAGCCTGGAGTCGAAAAGACCTATAA